The Polyodon spathula isolate WHYD16114869_AA chromosome 47, ASM1765450v1, whole genome shotgun sequence genome segment aaatggatggagcaaagtacaggccaATACTAGAAGAAAACCTGcctcagtctgctaaagacttaaaactgggctgaaaatttacctttcagcaggacaatgatccaaagcacaaggccaaagctacactggagtggcttaagaataagaaagtgaatgtccttcagtggcccagtcaaaggtgcttccatcaaatattgagttgatgggtctgaatacttaagcaatcaacatatttcagtttttttctctttagtttttgctgacatttactgtattatcttacccttagaattattcagtttgagcattcaagttttgaataaaatattgagtttaaaaaaatgtgtgtgtgcatcattCTGTAATtacacaaaatgggacaccatgggaagagtctgaatacttttgcaagggactgtgtgtgtgtgtgtgtgtgtatataatttgcATAATGGACATAACTATTGGGGGCAACATTTGGAAAAGCTTTGTAAAACTGACAAAGTTCATGCAGAATAAACCACCATAACAAAGTATAATTACACAGTTTGTTTGTAAAGCAAGTGTAGAATGTTGTCCATGTCACCATGAAACAAAGCTGGACACTGCATTTATTGTAGATATCTTTCCTCTGTATGTCTTGCAGAAGTGCTGGTTATTATCACTGTGAAAGGGGGGTGTGTGACTGGGGCAGACACTATGACTTGTGGAGGGCTGtgtaggcagtgtgtgtgtgtgttgcagtctGAGTTCAGTGCAGACAGAGTTTCAGCCTGGTCACTCGCTCACCATGGTGTTTATCAAATTGAGAACACATTGTGTGCTCTCAGGAAATGTGCTGCTCAATATTGATCTTATCACTGATGTTTATGCAGCTTGAAAATTGCATTAATGATtaggagtttgcaaaaaaaaggttccttgttttgtatttgttgttgctttgaaaaaaaaaaaacacaaagacctTTCTGTCAAACTGACACTGTTTTCACCTCTTAGTCAACTGCTTTTCTGTAACTCCTCGCCCAGTACACATAAATAATAACCAGGCAGTAATTCTGAGGCAGAAACTGAGGCTGGATACAGGAAATGTGTGCCTTCACATGTGGAGAAAttcactttctttaaaatatttttttatggattcacatatgttattattattattattattattattattattattattattattattattattattattattattattattatttgtgttcatgcttcttgtagtttttgttttattttatcttcattAGAAATGTTTCATTGATTAAAGGCCGCAGGAGGGGGAGTGAAGTGTGATAGGTTTGCACTCTGAGTGGTGTTTACTGTACaaggatatattaaaaacaaagaaaaaatatgtttttcttcccggtaagagctgacaaatctgaaaaaagatgggaaattgtcaGATAAGACCTGCACTGTGCTCTTACTTCACCcctgttctgacaaggctttccagcacacgcTGCTGAACTGCTACAGGAGGGGGTTCACTTCACACAGCATAGGCAGTCACTAGtgggcaggtcagtgggttgctgaAGATTCAAAAGTTCCCTGAAACAGCCTAATAGATATCCTTTAGACATTTAGAAGAGTCACTGTGCTCTGTGACTGAGGGTCggattaaaacaaaactttgacccaTCCGCTAATAGCAAACTACAAAAGTAGAAATTACCAACCGCTTCATGCAACTTGATAGCGGTTGTTTTTATAAGCAGATGAAAGAGTCACCTGACAAAAAATAAAGCCTCCACTTAGTACAGGATTATAGTTTGCTATTAGAAGCTCagtcaaagttttgttttaatagacCCTAAAACCAGAACAAACCATGGCTGTTTCCATGCTGTGATAGAATGATGTGTGAATTGTAAAAGCTATTCAGAATTGTTGCAATATTAACACATCTGGAGTGAGACAAGTTATTTCTTCTGtatgttttgaagtatgcaaatatTCATAATGATAACCTTTCATTTCAACCCTTTCAGACCTTTTTTTGATAATTTTAGTTTTGTTGCTAAAGGCCACACACACACGTTTGATATGCTGGAATATAAATTTGATGTATGTGTGGCATAGTTAAGAGTTAATTGAAAGAAAACCAAATaatgttacataagaacataagaaagtttacaaacgagaggaggccattcggcccatcttgctcgtttggttgttagtagcttattgatcccagaatctcatcaagcagcttcttgaaggatcccagggtgtcagcttcaacaacattactggggagttgattccagaccctcacaattctctgtgtaaaaaagtgtctcctattttctgttctgaatgcccctttttctaaactccatttgtgacccctggtccttgtttcttttttcaggctgaaaaagtcccttgggtcgacactgtcaataccttttagaattttgaatgcttgaattaggtcgccacgtagtcttctttgttcaagactgaacagattcaattcttttagcctgtctgcatatgacatgccttttaagcccggaataattctggtcgctcttctttgcactctttttagagcatcaatatcctttttgtagcgaggtgacctgaactgaacacaatattcaagatgaggtcttattaatgcattctacacttttaacattacttcccttgatttaaattcaacacttttcataatatatctgAGCATATTGTTGGCATTTTTATAgcctccccacattgtctagatgaagacatttctaaactcctaggtctttttcatagattcctctattaaatgtcatttgccatgtgtctgcccagttctgaatcttgtctagatccttttgaatgacctttgcttctgcaatggtgtttgccactcctatttttgtgtcaccagaatccaagtcattaatgtagattaggaatagcagaggacctaatactgatccctgtggtactccactggttaccacactccattctgaggtttctcctctaatcagtactttctgttttctacatgttaaccactccctaatccatgtgcatgcatttccttgaatccctactgtgttcaatttgagaattaaccttttatgcggtactttgtcaaaagctttctggaaatctaaataaaccatgtcatatgctttgcaattatccattagcggtgttgcatcttcaaaataatcaagtaggttagttagacatgatctttctttcctaaaaccatgttgaatgtctcccaggatactgttaccatataggtaattttccattttggatcttattatggtttccataagtttgtcggtaccacccctatgtcaagagactgttgcatgatcttgtttagcggtttgtaaataagttctttcatttctttgagtacaactgggaggatctcatccggcccaggggatttgtttattttaaaagctccaggtccctttaacacttctgcctcagttatgctaaagttatttaaaactggataggaactggatgacatgtggggcatgttgtccgtatcctcctttgtaaaaacttgtgaaaagtaatcatttaatatatttgctattttttttcttcatctacgattttgccatttgtatctcttaaacatttaatctcctctttgaatgttcgcttgctgttgtaatattggaaacacattttggaattggttttagcccccttagcaatgttcatttctatttctcttttggcctttctaacttcctttttgacttgcttttgcagttccgtgtactctttctgtgtactttgtttttagtCCATTTTAAGAGGTTAAATgcctaagagatacaaatggcaaaatcatagatgaagaaaaaaaaaatagcaaatatattaaatgattacttttcatagTGAAAAAGGTTTTTCATAATTTGTACAAACAATAGCAACACCTGCCATAGCAGTGTCAATATGGTGTAGCGCCTCCATGGGCAGCCAGCACGGAACTGATTGGTCGTGGCAGGTAACGATTCTGCAAGgtgctttttaaattgtgctgGAGGGATAAgggaccattcctcaatgattaccagcctctaattccttcagCTTGTGTtgggggtggaaatctgcagtcaAGTCAGAATGGCCCATACATACAGAGAGTCACATCACTTTAGGGACAGCTCCTTGTGAAAAAGCCTCAGTAGTAATTTGTGACTTCTTGAAaacggaagcacctgccaaccaagcacctctTATCAGCCCTCTATCAAAGTGTGTCAGATCTGTGGTCCTGTGCTCCcatcatggttatagagcttttaccctcctctcatctcaccgacaggagacagaatccataacacagagcaccacactgcactgcCTGTTGCACCGTCTCATCAGAGTGCTTGGGATTTGACAGCACTGTGTGCTGAAGCTGCAGATATACAAACACTCCCCAGCGCTACACTGTATCACTGCACTAAAGGGGTTTCTCTTAGAGATTATGAATAATGTAACTGATGTCAGATTCCCATGTTATTGTGACACAGCAGGCCCAGAACACTctctggttatttttttgttttgttttccagtcttctttattttcactctgagTTTTTATCCTGCCCAGAATGTTACTTTGTTTCCTCTCCCCCCTGACtttgtcgtggaacttttcaggtccgcaactaaaagagccaactgcaccaggtgttcagagatataaagcctcgttagtttgcgcaaacgagaacagctcagcaCATCAGTGCTAGGAAACCTGAGCAGTGTTCTCCAACACAGAGTTAGCGTACAGTTTTTATACCTTTACAGAAAAAGGGGGAACAGCTTTTCACAAGGTAGTGAGAAACCAACAGGAAAAGGTGGTAATGCAATAAAAGTTTAGGTGGATCAAGGTAGTGAGAAGTCAACAGGAAAAGGTAGTGAGAAGTCAACAGGAAAAGGTAGTGAGAAGTCAACAGGAAAAGGTGGTAATGCAGTTTAGGTGGAATGTCATGTTCCTTTTtcccaccacccacagtttggttcccagctgcagtttaatacatttactttatttctataaacttaatagatcacaaactcaaaatattttaaaaacatatacgactcagtgaataaatgtagtacagggtagcaacaaacaagtacaggaatggttctatgcaattattcccctacagttagccaatgatgattcagatattagcatataagggaaaccaTTTATAACTATGTATACAtggcatatagctaagcaagcaaataacagaatggctgttttgtgtgtatagttaaaaaagacaggtctggctcatcctattatccattgtctcacagctgcagcatacaaggttatgcgagcaagatcataggagtgcaagatgccagtacttttccatgctgagcaaatcctattttctataatatttctcttacagctgatgtgctggggaaaataagctgatccctggagccatcattacacttcagccatcaacaccaggcagaaagatatctacatcgtCAGATGGAAGGAAACTCAAAACGCGGATGGAGcacattagtttaatgtaaagctacatcttaatTGTTGCTTATCTTGGCTAGAGCAGAGTTCAAGTCAGCTTTATCATCTACTCAGAAAGAGGGAGGGAATACAGTCTCCGGACTGGCAACACTCAGTATCCCCTCTGTGAAGATGGCGTAAACTCTGAATTTGTAAGATTTGTAAGGAGCTATATACCAGGCAAAATTACATAAAGTGCAGACAGTCTCATCGCTATCAGTCGGCTGGCATTCCCATTGAGAGGATACGTTGTTTGGCCTGTATTccactctgtagtgcagcacagACAGACCCTCTCCCACAGCAGCCGGCTTCTCCCAGCTCAGCCGGAGAGTGAACGGGCCAACTCCTCCTTCTActgaatgatttagattctggtatagtaagcaaacttgttaaatttgcagacgacacaaaagtaggaggagtggcaaacactgttgcagcagcaaaggtcattcaaaatgatctagacaagattcagaactgggcagatacatggcaaatgacatttaatagagaaaagtgtaaggtactgcacgcaggaaataaaaatgtacattataaatatcatatgggagatactgaaattggagaaggaatctatgaaaaagacctaggagtttttgttgactcagaaatgtcttcatctagacaatgtggggaagctataaaaaaggctaacaagatactcggatacattgtgaaaagtgttgaatttaaatcaagggaagtaatgttaaaactgtacaatgcacttgtaagacctcatcttgaatattgtgttcagttctggtcacctcgctataaaaaagatattgctgctctagaaagagtgcaaagaagagcgaccagaattattccgggcttaaaaggcatgtcatatgcagacaggctaaaagaattgaatctgttcagtcttgaacaaagaagactacgtggcgacctaattcaagcattcaaaattctaaaaggtattgacagtgtcgacccaagggactttttcagcctgaaaaaagaaacaaggaccaggggtcacaaatggagtttagaaaaaggggcattcagaacagaaaataggaggcacttttttacacagagaattgtgagggtctggaatcaactccccagtaatgttgttgaagctgacaccctgggatccttcaagaagctgcttgatgagattttgggatcaataagctactaacaaccaaacgagcaagatgggccgaatggcctcctctcgtttgtaaactttcttatgttcttatgttcttcttaggCTTTCCAGGTGCAGTTGTTGGACTGGGTTTGGTCTGGATCTCAGTGGCTTCACTGGCTTCACTCACTAAGAGAGCTCTGACTGCCCTGTACCTGACTTGGTAGAGTGTGGCAGTCTGCAGCCCAGACAGAGTCCAGGTCTTCTGTGTGTCAGCAGTGTCTGTGGCTGTCCACGCCTGCTGTGTGCCTGTCTCAGCTGCTCTCTTCAGTGCTCTGTGCTCCACTCTGTACCACTCGCTCTTCCCAACCTGGGGAGGCAGCAGCTTCAGGGTCACGCTGTTGGTCTGGATGTCAGTCACCACGGGGGATTGGGGCTTTGATATGCACTGAAATTGGGGATCCATTATTTTCCCTTGTCTATACAGGCGAATGGAGGCTCCAGGACAGGAGGGGTCTGAGATGGAGGCCAGAACGAATCTGGTTTGCTTCTGGTCTTTATTGACCTCTGAAAACCCTCTGAACAGCTCAAGGTTCTCCCTCATTTTCTTTGAGAGCTCAGGGGAGGTGCACCATGGCTGGGGCTCCTCTTCAGCGGCACGTAGAAAACTACTCTTCTCCATTTTCCTGAACTCCTCAGATTCAAGGCACTGAGTCAGGGCGGAGAGGTATGGCTCTTTGTACTGCAGTGAGGTGAAGGCGAAGCAGACGACAGTCTCAATCTTTGGATCAAAGAGGACTCTGTTGAGCTCCCCTGTTGATTTCATGATGGGAACGTCTTTCAGTTCATCAGTGTAGAGTCTCAACACTTTTATTTCGGTCTCCTTTTCATCCAGCCACTTGTGCATCTTGCTGTTGGTGAATGGAGAAGCATTGTGACTCTGCAGGATATCAGTCAgtgcctgctccttctccccacccCCCCGGATAGTTGGCAGGACCCTGGACACAGCTTTCTCAAACACTGTCTTATACTGCAGGAACTTCTGCTGCACCTCTGCCAGTCTGTATTTTAGATCTTCAAACTGGTTGACAAAGCTGTCGCCGATCATGTTGATTGCTCTCATGTTGACCTCTTTGAACAAGTACAGCACCTTCTCGACCAGGGAGACCAGGCCCACGCTGATCTCTCGCACCAGCTGAGCAGCTTTGGAGTCCAGCTGAATCAGAGGGTAGAGCCACACTTTCAGAGGCACGGCCTTCTCTCCATGTTCTCCCAGCTGCTCTGGTAGCGTTTTATATACATCAAAGGCTTTCTCATATGTGGTGGGATTCTCTTTGATGTCGAAATCGCCGTGGAACGTGCAGCTGAACTGATTTACAATCTTCTTTTCTTTATCTGTCAGGTTCAACTCTCCCCTCCCTTCGATGGAGAACTGAGGGATTTTCTTGACCATCACCTCCAGGTTCCCCTCGATCTCCTGCTTGTGTTCTTCTGTAGAAGCCATCTGGTCGAAAAGCAAGAAGGCCTGAGCTCCATACTGCGCTCCCGTGATGACGTGTGTGGCCGTCTGCTGATCAAACACCTGAGGGTAGGTGATCTTGCCCAGCTGGCTCATGGTCAGCTGCTCGTAGAGAACAGTCTTTCTGTACTTCATAGTGACCCTGCACTGCCGCGTGGAGGAGACATCGTCCTTCAGATACTTGGCCGACCCCCCCACCTCTATCAACCCCCCCAGGAAGCTGGCCTTCAGTGAAGCGTTCACGTCCAGCAGGTTGGACTTTTCCTCTAAGGAGTCGGAGGTTACAATCTTGAAATNNNNNNNNNNNNNNNNNNNNNNNNNNNNNNNNNNNNNNNNNNNNNNNNNNNNNNNNNNNNNNNNNNNNNNNNNNNNNNNNNNNNNNNNNNNNNNNNNNNNNNNNNNNNNNNNNNNNNNNNNNNNNNNNNNNNNNNNNNNNNNNNNNNNNNNNNNNNNNNNNNNNNNNNNNNNNNNNNNNNNNNNNNNNNNNNNNNNNNNNNNNNNNNNNNNNNNNNNNNNNNNNNNNNNNNNNNNNNNNNNNNNNNNNNNNNNNNNNNNNNNNNNNNNNNNNNNNNNNNNNNNNNNNNNNNNNNNNNNNNNNNNNNNNNNNNNNNNNNNNNNNNNNNNNNNNNNNNNNNNNNNNNNNNNNNNNNNNNNNNNNNNNNNNNNNNNNNNNNNNNNNNNNNNNNNNNNNNNNNNNNNNNNNNNNNNNNNNNNNNNNNNNNNNNNNNNNNNNNNNNNNNNNNNNNNNNNNNNNNNNNNNNNNNNNNNNNNNNNNNNNNNNNNNNNNNNNNNNNNNGAAGCCTGTTTTTTATGGTAAGATTCGCATATTGTTGAGAAATTTTGCAAGTTCGCTAGAAATTTGTTTGTCTTGATGAGGGATTAGATAAtagctttaaaaatatgcagtgtttgaTAAAGGACCATTGTATCACAGAtcatgttttgtaaacaaatctacattttttaaGGTCAGAGGACAAAATACTCAACatacttatttaatgaaaaaagaacTATTGTAACTTTTCAACCAACTTTCATCCATCATTCTTCAGATTAGACAGATAAAATATTCTGGTATTCTATGAGATTCTATTTCCCTTCAATAGTAAAGCCAGTCCCGTTATTAAGGCCAGATTTTGTCGGTCCCTTGAATAGCCTTAAtagtactataaataaataaatacatggtttCTTTTTCATCAGCTTCTAACCAGAATCTCATGTGCTGCCATGGACAGTGTGGAGATGGAATCTGTCCAGATTAAAGAGGAGTTCCCTGAACCTGAACTTCTCCCCTTTAGAGTGGAGTTCTTtgggctggcttccctccccattaaacaggagctctgtgagatgcaatgtgacagcagTCAGTCAGAGGTCTGTGAGTTTAAAGCTGCGCGCAATGAATTGGAAATCACTcagacagaagaaccccttcctgttaAACAAGAGGAGGTGCTGGAAATTGTCCGTATTAAATGGGAGCCCCCTGAAGTAGAGTTTGACCAAATGGAACCAGGGAAGGAAGAATCCGAGGACTTAAAACCGAACATCCCTGAGCTGGAGTCTGTACGCCTGAGGGAATGTAGCGTGATGCTGGAGAGAATCTGTGTGAGACAGCAAGGCgctggagaggaaggctctcCCAACAGCACACATGGAGGTGGAAATGAAGACATGCATGCACAATCAGAATGTagtctagcaggtgagtgactcccagtagctgtgaTATTTGTCATTCTAGATTGCGTGATATCTACACTGTGGTTGAGAGGGAGCATGTAGGTTACATTACTAGCTATTTGTTTTGCCTGTACCACTCCAGCCAGTTCAAGATCGGACTCACTACTGGTGAGCTTAAGATACAGatataagcccctttcacactggcaccccTACCAGATTATACCAAGGGGGAGAAGaactaaagtactgtatataacattagAAACGTTCAGTGTTAAAATAGATGGATATTATTGTACATGTGTAACGTAATTAGGGGTGctagatttaattaaattaaacgtttaaacttttgacaatatatagtttaaacattaaaataaaaacattgagagagtgctataacttattttttaaataactagttTTTCTATAAATTACCGCATATATGTCTATAAACTATCTTTTGATTTTCTGTGTTTACTTTGGCTTTTCTACTGTTCTTAAATGCAGTTGATCCTCTTCAGCCAATCGTGTATCTAATCACAGTGAGAAACATGCtgattttctgtgaaacaactaaatggctTTTCAAACGTTAGTGTTTTTCATTGCACAGCAGAACCGCctcatctttattaatgtaaacagtataacgattgtaatagtgtgtccagcataaaatacttctCCTGTACTGTTATCTTGTTTGTAGGTTCTTcttataaatgaaaaatgaaggatTGGCTGATTTAAAATCCCATTAAGACGTTTGacagaaacaaattaattaaatgaccaaatgaagccctatatataaataaatgtataaaaacagtgaagcaatatgaaaacaCGATAGGATTGGGGTACGATAAGGGTCTGTTTTAATTAGAGGGAGAGAGCATTgattgcattattacagaaatgttatacagcctaattattcaaacagtgctagAATCCAAATCTCTAACCTATCCATAGCGCCTTTAGCACTTTCccacctataccgctgctccctgccttcctcgaagGTCAGGAGAGACCGGAAGACGACAGtcctcctggtggcccccagatggcccaggggAACCTGGTTTtcgaacctctgccagctgctgcaaggccagccctgggagatcccactgcgcatggatctcctcagtcaggcaaaagCCACACTCTGACACCCAGAACCGAGCAGACTCCAACTGTGAGTCTGGTCCCTGAACGTGACAGTCTGTCCATCCTAGGGCTCTCGGATGCAGTAGTGAGtactctgcagaatgctagggcttctTCCTCAAGAGCGTTTTTATTCCTGTAGTggacatattttcaaaactggtgcatgGCCAGAGGCCATGATCCCCTGTATTGCCCTatagcagttattttacagtttctgctaGAGGCAGGTAAATCCCTctctacattgaaagtgtacctagcagccgtATCTGCTTGTCATGTTCCCATCAACTCAGTATCCCCGGGCACTCATATTCTGGTGACCGTTGACCGATATATGTACTGTGACTAGCTGGACTACCCCGCATatatttaccaggttctaccgacttaatgtagatccctctatgcctttaataggtaccagggtccttgaggttgttcgctcacaccaccaacactagatggcggtAGCGAGATGTCCCTCAGGTCTGTCTGCTCATTCTCCCTTAAGAAACAGCAATCAGTAACtttccattaaaacaaagaacatgCTCAGGCGCTCAATATTTCAAAAATTTTAAAGGCTGTACCATGGGGATCCAATGTTTTAATACGATTCAGCACACATAGTGCAACACATACTAAAgtttaataccaattgcaacgaaaaaaCAAGCAGAACAATAACAATAGCTTTAGTACGGCGCtaaggattgtggtttgttttggtgtgctcCCAAACAGGAAGTGAAGAGGGCCGCGGCTCAAACTCGGAGCTATTGGTACAAACGATTTAATTTAAGTGTGGTTTTTCATAAaggtgtggggtttttttttttttttacgtatatgcttaagttttaaacttagggtatatatatatatttttatatatatatatatatatatatataccctatatatatatatatatatatatatatatatatattttttatttaattaataaaaaggtgttgcacaggcagagattgaaATAGGGTCCTCCAAGGGCcgctttttcaaaacttttaatctgggttcgttttccagatttcttttatctggatcgttttgatccgttttttttttttttttttttttcagaaaatgtcattgcTGGTTTAATTGTATCCGCATTACAAATAATACGAAATTCTTTTTGATTTTAAAGGAATCtcgattacaaaatccagatcattTGATCCAGATTATGTTTTGAAAATCCGTCCCCAGCACAGCAGCTACAGCGCCGATCCGCTGTAGAGCCGCGAACCCTTCGTTACGAGTGTAACAGTATTCTTgtgttgcatcacctaccagtcctgacccctaccccatgcatgctacagcctactaatatgtagcactggctactaaaagcatactttgacacaagtatacatatagcctgttatatgtaacttaaaaatatattactcatatattaaatattgcaattcccTTTCGTGTaggtaatacataattactgtacggctttaaatatattctcaatgttttcacaatatttataatgAATCATTCCAgctgtaattataatattttgctCTGGATCATTTTTCCACTGTGGAAGTGATTTAGGAGTAGGAGTATCGTTTTCcgtattgttataatgtcacAAAACTCATTCCAATGCTACAAGAATATATTGCAATGACATCcctgatataaaaaataatataaaagtaaacTTGTCTTTCTGATGTAAAATATAGGTACACGGtatggatttgtgattatgaattgttcagttacaaaagctGTCAACACATTTTGGGGTTTGTCACATTTGTTCCACTTAATACTGTACTATAAATCATAGTCTATAGAAAAggttagactaacttagtctGGTACTcggtatcctctagagggcagcagaagttattttgggtttgttgcaattgagatcatttttagtacgcagctgggaACTGTCTTCAGCtgccaagttcgttgcaattggtattaaatTGTGTACTGGTTTAGTACGTAGCTCcatactaaccacaggatcatccccaATTAGGTCGctg includes the following:
- the LOC121306268 gene encoding cytolytic toxin-alpha-like, producing the protein MGREASPKNSTLKGRSSGSGNSSLIWTDSISTLSMAAHEILIVTSDSLEEKSNLLDVNASLKASFLGGLIEVGGSAKYLKDDVSSTRQCRVTMKYRKTVLYEQLTMSQLGKITYPQVFDQQTATHVITGAQYGAQAFLLFDQMASTEEHKQEIEGNLEVMVKKIPQFSIEGRGELNLTDKEKKIVNQFSCTFHGDFDIKENPTTYEKAFDVYKTLPEQLGEHGEKAVPLKVWLYPLIQLDSKAAQLVREISVGLVSLVEKVLYLFKEVNMRAINMIGDSFVNQFEDLKYRLAEVQQKFLQYKTVFEKAVSRVLPTIRGGGEKEQALTDILQSHNASPFTNSKMHKWLDEKETEIKVLRLYTDELKDVPIMKSTGELNRVLFDPKIETVVCFAFTSLQYKEPYLSALTQCLESEEFRKMEKSSFLRAAEEEPQPWCTSPELSKKMRENLELFRGFSEVNKDQKQTRFVLASISDPSCPGASIRLYRQGKIMDPQFQCISKPQSPVVTDIQTNSVTLKLLPPQVGKSEWYRVEHRALKRAAETGTQQAWTATDTADTQKTWTLSGLQTATLYQVRYRAVRALLVSEASEATEIQTKPSPTTAPGKPKKNIRT